A stretch of Spirosoma oryzicola DNA encodes these proteins:
- a CDS encoding oxygenase MpaB family protein: MPTLIKPSRLFSNELLQSCRQQGDPAADAVIATVVEENGRDALRQLMTWLADNHNFTTDGQPEAVRTFFATYNRLPAWADAKQMAEGMRFFKKNAGQIGLILGCFSLPYCYLGADGAQVLWLTERIKNDTVRRLQETGEWVFGINDPKEWVSEKAVNRTLKVRLIHAGARWFSTHSGRWNMNWGTPVNQEDMAGTNLAFSYIVLLGLRKMGVLSTEQEEESYRHHINVVGYLNGVSEELLPQNLREAYLLGRSIAQRHFKPSEAGEGLTRSLLNAIVQQVSDTASQSAEKRPETIRNLAAGQMRFFLGDQHADWLAIPKAALEKRLVGITSRLPVFSGQLPGL, translated from the coding sequence ATGCCAACCTTAATTAAACCCTCGCGACTATTTTCGAACGAACTGTTACAAAGCTGTCGGCAGCAGGGCGACCCAGCCGCCGATGCGGTAATAGCAACCGTTGTCGAGGAGAATGGCCGTGACGCACTTCGTCAGCTAATGACATGGCTGGCAGACAACCACAACTTTACGACGGATGGACAGCCGGAAGCGGTACGCACTTTTTTTGCTACGTACAATCGATTGCCAGCCTGGGCGGATGCCAAACAGATGGCCGAAGGCATGCGGTTCTTTAAAAAAAATGCGGGTCAGATCGGGCTGATTCTGGGTTGTTTCTCATTGCCCTACTGCTACTTAGGCGCCGATGGCGCTCAAGTTCTATGGTTAACGGAACGGATTAAAAACGATACGGTTCGGCGGTTGCAGGAAACCGGTGAGTGGGTGTTTGGTATCAACGACCCTAAGGAATGGGTAAGTGAAAAAGCCGTAAATCGAACGCTTAAAGTACGACTGATTCATGCCGGAGCGCGCTGGTTTTCAACGCACTCAGGACGGTGGAATATGAACTGGGGAACTCCGGTAAACCAGGAAGATATGGCCGGTACCAATCTGGCTTTTTCGTACATTGTGCTGCTGGGCCTGCGTAAAATGGGCGTACTGTCCACGGAACAGGAGGAAGAAAGCTACCGGCATCACATCAACGTTGTTGGATACCTAAATGGGGTCAGCGAAGAGTTGTTGCCGCAAAATCTTCGGGAAGCTTATCTGCTGGGCCGTTCCATCGCTCAGCGTCATTTTAAGCCGTCAGAAGCGGGCGAAGGACTGACTCGTTCGTTACTCAACGCCATTGTTCAGCAGGTAAGCGACACGGCGAGCCAATCAGCGGAAAAACGACCCGAAACGATAAGGAACCTCGCTGCGGGGCAAATGCGTTTCTTTCTCGGCGATCAACATGCCGACTGGCTTGCTATTCCAAAGGCCGCTCTTGAAAAACGGCTGGTAGGCATAACGAGTCGATTGCCTGTTTTTTCGGGTCAACTACCTGGTCTTTAG
- a CDS encoding MBL fold metallo-hydrolase, translating into MIITLLGTGTSSGVPLIGCECDVCRSVDFRDKRLRSSIHIAVDGRSFVVDTGPDFRQQMLRLDLKQLDAVLFTHEHKDHTAGLDEVRAFNFRSGRDMPIYARSTVLNQLEREFSYIFSEHKYPGIPQIRVHEIQNEPFEVEGVTVIPIEVLHHKLAVFGFRIGDFTYLTDLNYIEEGELRKVYGTKVLVLDALQRQPHISHFTLDQAVDLANRIGADQTYFTHISHRLGLHREVENELPMHIRLGYDGLRIRV; encoded by the coding sequence ATGATTATAACACTGCTGGGAACAGGAACATCGTCGGGAGTGCCGTTGATTGGATGCGAGTGCGATGTGTGCCGATCCGTAGATTTTCGCGATAAACGGCTCCGCTCGTCTATTCATATTGCGGTAGACGGGCGGAGTTTCGTTGTCGATACAGGGCCGGATTTCCGTCAGCAGATGCTGCGTCTTGATCTCAAACAACTCGACGCTGTTTTGTTTACGCACGAACACAAAGACCATACCGCTGGTCTGGACGAGGTTCGCGCTTTTAATTTCCGGTCGGGCCGGGACATGCCCATCTACGCCCGTTCGACGGTTCTCAATCAGCTGGAACGGGAGTTTTCGTACATATTTTCCGAACACAAGTACCCCGGCATTCCACAGATTCGAGTTCACGAAATTCAAAATGAACCGTTCGAGGTAGAAGGAGTGACGGTCATACCTATCGAAGTACTGCATCATAAATTAGCCGTTTTCGGGTTTCGCATCGGCGACTTTACGTATCTGACCGACCTCAACTACATTGAGGAAGGGGAGCTACGTAAAGTGTATGGTACCAAAGTTTTGGTGCTTGATGCACTCCAGCGGCAACCACACATTTCGCATTTTACGCTTGACCAGGCTGTTGACCTGGCAAATCGTATCGGCGCCGACCAGACCTATTTTACGCACATCAGCCATCGACTTGGCTTACATCGGGAGGTTGAGAACGAGTTACCGATGCATATCCGGCTCGGTTACGACGGCTTGCGGATCAGGGTATAG
- a CDS encoding response regulator — protein sequence MSASKRVLIAEDSSVIQNLARKILEFQNYDITAVKNGEQVLQILEKEDFSILLLDINMPIMDGMECVRRVRALPEKEKAAVPIVAITGNAKNYTEEEFKTAGFNDVLVKPLNFDRLVEVVNQLTDK from the coding sequence ATGTCAGCTTCCAAACGCGTCCTGATTGCCGAAGATAGCTCTGTTATCCAGAATCTGGCTCGTAAAATTCTTGAGTTCCAGAATTACGATATTACGGCTGTAAAAAACGGCGAACAGGTATTGCAGATTCTTGAGAAAGAAGATTTTAGTATCCTGCTGTTAGATATCAACATGCCTATCATGGATGGTATGGAGTGCGTTCGGCGCGTTCGGGCCTTACCCGAAAAAGAGAAAGCCGCCGTTCCAATCGTTGCCATCACGGGTAACGCTAAAAATTACACCGAAGAAGAATTCAAAACGGCGGGCTTTAACGACGTTCTGGTTAAGCCACTCAATTTTGATCGGTTGGTCGAAGTTGTGAACCAATTGACAGATAAATAA
- a CDS encoding WapI family immunity protein translates to MKLTGPEGSFELNILDYECSDSPYFMDRNWLIVSLKTSYQAHNYVRTASILSTWEMELLLKWMRSMEDGQELCSKLSFVDPALGFSHVSIGKGDYRFRIKLSSDALPNWKRDRIPFYLPVTPDKRELQGAIQDLERQLKRFPVRD, encoded by the coding sequence ATGAAACTGACCGGACCTGAAGGCTCTTTTGAGCTGAACATTCTTGATTATGAATGCAGTGACTCGCCTTACTTTATGGACCGCAACTGGCTTATTGTCAGTCTAAAAACGTCTTACCAAGCGCACAATTACGTCCGCACGGCATCTATCTTATCAACCTGGGAAATGGAATTACTCCTGAAGTGGATGCGCTCCATGGAGGATGGTCAGGAATTATGTTCCAAGCTAAGTTTTGTTGACCCGGCGCTGGGATTTAGTCATGTTTCAATTGGGAAAGGTGACTACCGGTTCCGGATTAAGCTTAGTTCAGACGCTTTGCCCAACTGGAAGCGCGACAGAATCCCTTTTTATCTGCCGGTCACTCCCGACAAGCGGGAACTTCAAGGAGCTATTCAGGATCTGGAACGGCAGCTCAAGCGGTTTCCTGTAAGAGACTAA
- a CDS encoding PAS domain S-box protein, whose translation MQWSAKTKDELVAEIQRLHHERDGVALADGTPYTDVRQTLDQLNLIGVTVDQEGTLLYVNPYTYRVTAWQPDEVVGKNFFDVFIPAADRARLELEFEEALTKRVNPEQKEVSLLARSGAVRNVRLNSFIINPADDLKAASFTLIGEDVTNKRRVASALSNTNAQLQDLVDNTSDLIQLLTLDGKFIFVNKAWREMLGYSSDEIAALNLRDVLHPDYTDSTLAMLSRIQNGDKLPYFETVFRSRSGKTLFLSGSVNCRFDNGRPTAFRCILHDITGKIRAEKSQKLYYSIANWTINTPNLNELYHKIHEELGNIIDARNFFIALYDSSKTYLSFPYYVDEYFGGNMRFTKRKLGNGLTEYTIRANKPLFLYEKDIRQLAEQHQIDLYGQLQPQVMLTAPLRIGDEITGIIGVKSYDDAQIYGPRDLELLEFISGQVALAIARKQSEAVLDKQNARLNAIFDSSTYLIWSVNKALKLTSFNKNYTRLIEYQLDESPMIQSSAPKLGWRMIGEENRKMLEEKYRQAFRGFPQNFELYFETVRGETYLEFHLNPILLAGGVIDEVSGIARDITNRKRAEIATRQSEEKFRGIFENLQDIYVRVDRKGRITMISPSVFKRMGYTPEEVLGQDATQYFVDKSVIHRAMIKLGRNHSLRNFEVSMRRKDGTERQFMFNMLLLKDEQGDYSVVAVLARDITELKRQSAELVKAKEEAERSLKVKERFLANMSHEIRTPMNGVIGMIDLLNDTRLDDEQRSYVKTIKRSSETLLNILNDILDLSKIEAGKMALHESPVAFREIFDKLIALFGQQASSKNNELTYHISPDLPVYVIADQTRLLQILSNLTSNAIKFTENGTVRVEASLISKRGKFNRIRINVNDSGIGISPENINLLFNSFSQVDTSSRKSFGGTGLGLAISKELASLMKGDVGVESEVGKGSTFWFTIELKETAISPTPQNTEVAEVALANFFSDYHPNVLLVDDNAVNRKVASEILRKAGCVVVTADSGPAAIREVETRIDKVQGDAFDVIFMDIQMPDMDGVETTRNLREQFGKQLPKVVAMTAYSMREDRERFISQGLDDYIAKPIRAQSLIAKVKEITDANRARQQAIPVQSPKVSAVVVEPALPIIDEDIVSQLRDIGGQELVDSIMEEFVTEATELVNGAVEAYKLGDIPTVKSHLHTLKGSAGTIGVSRVADISRTAEGKLKVNDTSGLAEALQALEAAFSEFLAEWTK comes from the coding sequence ATGCAATGGTCTGCCAAAACAAAAGATGAATTAGTCGCCGAGATTCAACGGCTTCATCATGAACGCGATGGGGTAGCGCTGGCGGATGGAACGCCCTATACGGATGTTCGTCAGACGCTCGATCAGCTTAATTTAATCGGCGTTACCGTCGATCAGGAAGGAACCTTATTGTATGTCAATCCCTACACGTATCGCGTAACAGCCTGGCAACCGGATGAGGTTGTCGGAAAAAACTTCTTTGACGTTTTTATTCCGGCGGCTGACCGGGCCCGGCTCGAACTGGAATTTGAAGAAGCGCTCACTAAACGCGTCAATCCTGAACAGAAAGAAGTTAGTCTGCTGGCACGGAGCGGAGCGGTCCGAAACGTACGGCTCAACTCGTTTATCATCAATCCCGCCGATGATCTTAAGGCAGCGTCGTTTACGCTGATCGGCGAAGACGTTACCAATAAACGGCGCGTGGCGTCGGCCTTATCGAATACCAACGCGCAGTTGCAGGATCTGGTCGATAATACGTCGGATCTGATTCAGCTTCTGACACTGGACGGTAAGTTTATTTTTGTTAATAAAGCCTGGCGTGAGATGCTCGGCTACAGTTCGGACGAAATTGCAGCGCTGAACCTGCGTGACGTGCTGCATCCCGACTATACCGATAGTACGCTGGCGATGCTCAGTCGTATTCAGAACGGCGATAAGTTGCCTTATTTTGAAACGGTTTTTCGCAGTCGATCCGGCAAAACGCTTTTTCTGTCGGGTAGTGTCAACTGCCGGTTCGATAACGGTCGTCCGACGGCGTTCCGTTGCATCCTGCACGATATAACCGGTAAGATTCGGGCGGAAAAATCGCAGAAGCTGTACTATAGCATCGCCAACTGGACGATCAATACGCCCAATCTAAACGAGCTGTATCACAAGATTCACGAGGAATTGGGCAACATCATCGATGCGCGCAACTTTTTCATTGCCCTCTACGATTCCAGTAAAACCTACCTGTCGTTTCCGTATTACGTCGATGAGTACTTCGGAGGCAACATGCGGTTTACCAAACGGAAGCTGGGTAACGGCCTTACCGAATACACGATTCGGGCGAATAAGCCCTTGTTTCTGTACGAAAAAGACATTCGGCAGCTGGCCGAACAGCATCAGATCGACTTGTACGGGCAGCTCCAACCGCAGGTGATGCTAACGGCCCCCTTGCGGATCGGTGACGAAATCACGGGAATTATTGGCGTTAAATCGTACGATGACGCCCAAATATACGGTCCCCGCGACCTGGAATTACTGGAGTTTATTTCGGGGCAGGTCGCGCTGGCTATTGCCCGCAAGCAGTCGGAGGCTGTACTGGACAAGCAGAACGCCCGACTGAATGCCATTTTTGACAGCAGCACGTATCTGATCTGGTCGGTCAATAAAGCGCTGAAGCTGACGTCGTTCAACAAAAACTACACGCGCCTGATCGAGTACCAATTGGACGAGTCACCGATGATTCAATCGAGTGCGCCCAAGCTGGGCTGGCGGATGATCGGGGAAGAAAACCGGAAAATGCTGGAAGAAAAGTACCGGCAGGCGTTCCGGGGCTTTCCGCAAAACTTCGAGCTGTATTTCGAAACCGTTCGGGGAGAAACCTACCTGGAATTTCACCTGAATCCGATCCTGCTGGCCGGGGGCGTCATTGACGAAGTATCGGGCATTGCTCGGGATATCACCAACCGCAAACGAGCCGAAATTGCGACCCGGCAAAGCGAAGAAAAATTCCGGGGAATTTTCGAAAACCTACAGGATATTTACGTTCGGGTGGATCGCAAAGGGCGGATTACAATGATTAGCCCATCGGTCTTCAAACGCATGGGTTATACGCCTGAAGAAGTGCTGGGTCAGGATGCCACGCAGTATTTCGTTGACAAGAGTGTGATTCACCGGGCCATGATTAAGTTGGGTCGTAATCACAGCCTGCGCAACTTTGAAGTGAGTATGCGTCGAAAAGACGGTACCGAGCGGCAGTTTATGTTCAATATGCTGCTTTTGAAGGACGAGCAGGGCGATTACTCGGTGGTGGCCGTGCTGGCCCGTGACATTACAGAACTCAAACGGCAGTCGGCTGAGCTGGTCAAAGCCAAAGAAGAAGCCGAACGTTCGTTAAAAGTAAAAGAACGGTTCCTCGCCAACATGAGCCACGAAATCCGGACGCCGATGAACGGGGTTATTGGCATGATCGACCTGCTGAACGACACCCGGCTGGACGATGAGCAGCGTAGCTACGTGAAAACCATCAAGCGGTCGTCAGAAACGTTGCTCAATATCCTGAACGACATTCTGGATCTCTCCAAGATTGAGGCTGGTAAAATGGCGCTGCACGAGTCACCGGTCGCCTTCCGGGAAATTTTCGATAAACTCATCGCGCTTTTTGGGCAGCAGGCCAGTTCTAAAAACAACGAACTGACGTACCACATCAGCCCTGACTTGCCAGTTTATGTCATTGCTGACCAGACCCGGCTGTTGCAAATCCTGTCGAACCTAACCTCCAATGCGATCAAGTTCACGGAGAACGGCACCGTGCGCGTGGAAGCCTCGCTGATCAGCAAGCGCGGTAAATTCAACCGAATTCGGATCAATGTAAACGATTCGGGTATCGGGATCTCACCGGAGAATATTAACCTGCTGTTCAACTCATTCAGTCAGGTCGATACGTCGTCACGGAAGTCATTCGGAGGAACCGGTCTTGGCTTGGCTATCTCCAAAGAGTTGGCCAGTCTGATGAAAGGGGATGTTGGCGTAGAATCGGAGGTGGGCAAGGGCAGTACATTCTGGTTTACGATTGAACTGAAAGAAACGGCCATCAGCCCAACCCCACAAAATACCGAAGTCGCCGAAGTTGCGTTAGCGAATTTCTTCAGCGATTACCACCCCAACGTGCTACTCGTTGATGATAACGCCGTCAATCGGAAAGTCGCCAGCGAAATTCTGCGCAAAGCGGGTTGTGTCGTCGTTACGGCTGATAGTGGTCCGGCTGCCATCCGGGAAGTCGAAACGCGAATCGATAAAGTTCAGGGTGACGCCTTCGACGTTATTTTCATGGACATTCAGATGCCGGATATGGACGGGGTTGAAACGACGCGTAACCTGCGCGAGCAGTTTGGCAAGCAGCTTCCGAAAGTAGTGGCCATGACGGCTTATTCCATGCGGGAAGACCGGGAGCGATTTATCAGTCAGGGGCTTGACGATTATATTGCTAAGCCTATCCGTGCGCAGAGCCTGATAGCGAAGGTGAAAGAAATTACGGATGCCAACCGGGCCAGGCAGCAGGCGATTCCTGTCCAATCACCAAAGGTAAGCGCGGTTGTCGTGGAACCTGCGCTGCCCATCATCGACGAAGACATTGTCAGTCAACTTCGCGACATCGGTGGACAGGAATTGGTTGATAGCATCATGGAGGAATTTGTGACGGAAGCTACCGAACTGGTCAACGGCGCGGTTGAAGCTTACAAACTCGGCGATATTCCCACCGTCAAAAGTCACCTGCATACGCTTAAAGGCAGTGCCGGAACGATTGGTGTATCCCGTGTCGCGGATATTTCCCGTACAGCCGAGGGTAAGCTCAAGGTGAACGATACGAGCGGACTGGCCGAGGCTTTGCAGGCATTAGAAGCTGCGTTCTCCGAGTTTTTGGCAGAGTGGACAAAATAA
- a CDS encoding PKD domain-containing protein codes for MRTWFIISFLSLTLLSCEPFDLKRKTFPTCAKPSATIGFTADRLDVTLFAENPQGDIGLIGWDFGDNKGVNRVGTRVAYNYEKAGTYVVTMTIANTCDDIFTTTYRITVRNQ; via the coding sequence ATGCGAACGTGGTTTATTATCAGTTTTCTTTCGCTTACGCTACTAAGTTGCGAACCTTTTGATTTAAAACGAAAAACCTTTCCTACCTGCGCCAAACCCTCCGCCACGATTGGCTTCACCGCCGACCGACTGGACGTAACTTTATTTGCGGAAAACCCTCAGGGCGACATTGGCCTGATAGGTTGGGATTTTGGCGATAATAAAGGCGTAAACCGTGTCGGAACACGCGTGGCGTACAATTACGAAAAAGCCGGGACCTACGTAGTAACCATGACAATAGCCAATACCTGTGACGATATCTTCACCACGACCTACCGAATAACCGTCCGTAACCAATGA
- a CDS encoding WG repeat-containing protein: MTLTELKERIKEEVVLHEGDLKEWQWRRNGLLTEAEQDGIASAEFMRLVNDVSYQVGGLFPRINSLKSTAETYARTDKKKLLPLHLEEIITEAERLTLSRSFVTDRWLPAILATIPDPPKSEPVTAPPPQPVPSAPSIPQATPTSISREEVRKRIAAKLDLYKSQQTIQSWVLRDLLSSIDADESVVTEEVFSYLVSNFFKAAREPQGNSLRERLVSADWENVLYKSDSKPAPVVKTEPYRPEPTRIPEPQPVVRSFTAQPARVHKGEAVTLSWEVDNLLAVTIDDLGTGLSPQNRGWVKPTKTTDYTLFDANNNPLSTVRVEVIPRDRSGVYGVLFALALLALIYWFIKNTSSQQPEPPRKSRTEKATKHATSRSSRLPKKKRKAVEEVAEKPVKNPVETVASDEPAPKVSVQKEEAPVRTASAPASSEPSPSRSSSQTAKPQYSEPADKPYDKVDNRIDEQGWRMARKGKRWGYVNEYDEWVIQPQFEATTPFRGNTASVFLNGQLMTIDRSGAQVRN, from the coding sequence ATGACGCTTACCGAATTAAAAGAACGAATAAAAGAAGAGGTCGTCCTGCACGAAGGCGACTTGAAAGAATGGCAGTGGCGCAGAAATGGTCTGCTAACCGAAGCCGAGCAGGATGGTATTGCGTCCGCTGAATTTATGCGGCTGGTCAACGACGTGAGCTACCAGGTCGGCGGGTTGTTCCCCCGCATCAACTCGTTGAAATCGACGGCTGAAACGTACGCGCGGACCGACAAAAAAAAACTATTACCCCTGCACCTTGAAGAAATCATTACTGAAGCGGAACGATTGACCTTATCGCGGTCGTTCGTAACGGATCGCTGGCTTCCGGCTATTCTGGCTACCATTCCTGATCCGCCTAAATCAGAGCCAGTAACGGCACCCCCTCCACAACCCGTTCCTTCGGCTCCGTCGATACCTCAGGCCACTCCAACGAGTATAAGCCGGGAGGAGGTACGGAAGCGGATTGCGGCCAAACTCGACTTATACAAATCACAACAAACGATTCAATCCTGGGTGTTGCGGGATTTGTTAAGCAGCATCGACGCCGACGAATCGGTCGTAACCGAAGAAGTCTTCTCGTATCTGGTCAGCAATTTCTTTAAAGCCGCTCGCGAACCGCAGGGTAATTCACTGCGCGAACGACTGGTATCTGCCGATTGGGAAAATGTGCTGTACAAGTCCGATTCGAAGCCTGCGCCCGTTGTAAAGACGGAGCCTTATCGTCCAGAACCGACGCGCATTCCCGAACCACAGCCCGTTGTCCGTTCGTTTACCGCCCAGCCCGCCCGTGTACACAAAGGCGAGGCTGTAACCTTATCCTGGGAGGTAGACAATTTGTTGGCCGTTACAATTGACGATCTGGGTACGGGCCTTTCTCCGCAAAACAGGGGTTGGGTCAAGCCGACAAAAACCACCGACTATACCCTTTTCGACGCCAATAATAATCCGTTGAGTACGGTTCGGGTAGAGGTTATTCCCCGCGACCGAAGTGGCGTATATGGCGTGTTGTTCGCGCTGGCGTTGCTGGCCTTGATTTACTGGTTTATCAAAAATACGAGTTCACAGCAGCCCGAACCACCCCGCAAGTCGCGAACGGAAAAAGCGACTAAGCATGCAACGAGTCGTTCCTCTCGTCTGCCTAAAAAAAAGCGTAAGGCGGTAGAAGAAGTAGCTGAGAAACCGGTCAAAAACCCAGTAGAAACCGTTGCCAGCGATGAACCTGCTCCAAAGGTCAGTGTGCAGAAGGAGGAGGCTCCCGTTCGGACTGCCTCCGCACCGGCTAGCAGCGAGCCTTCTCCAAGCCGGTCGTCATCGCAAACCGCGAAACCACAATACTCCGAACCTGCCGATAAGCCTTACGACAAAGTAGATAATCGCATTGATGAGCAGGGCTGGCGCATGGCCCGAAAAGGTAAACGCTGGGGCTATGTCAACGAATACGACGAATGGGTGATCCAGCCCCAGTTTGAAGCGACGACACCTTTCCGTGGAAATACCGCTTCTGTTTTTCTCAACGGGCAGCTCATGACCATTGATCGATCAGGAGCGCAGGTTCGGAATTAG
- a CDS encoding Ig-like domain-containing domain, whose protein sequence is MTLRHFVILFLLSLPILLQNCAQVAQPPGGKKDTLAPTLVSSMPAARQLNYTGKSVELEFDEYVNTENIQQKITITPQDSNTFVVKVLPKGLRLNFNRPFQPNTTYTINFSDGIKDITERNIAKDAKIVFSTGPAIDSLYLSGNVVDDESRLPILNFVVGLFAPTDTLPINRKRPAYYARTDSSGNYRIENVKAGQYKVYGFDDKDLNLVNNTPGERVAFRDSVVNLNRNYTDVNMIAFRGYGKPRISRRERTDETLGLELSSGIASYKLLFGKMVPVTSATSTAATSTAASTSATSTTAAPKSTSAVSTTAVSTTATSTSATSTSATSTSAVSMTFVPSGDTLVSFLESPKMIRLFRPANRAANDTINMVVMAEDSVGNITELRERVYFSPIKSRAKDRRPLTVQVSPQASDPIDNNLDFKLQFSKPVFRYFTELIVIGPDSTKPYKFTPEELVWSNSFSQLEIKRKTNLKDTLIFRLQKGSFISVQGDTLARYNARYRIAEEDSYGLIAGRVNRPDKNFIVELLDEKYTVVRTAYGATYYSFPRLKPGRYRVRLIIDANGNRERDIGNVQKGIQPETIIYHPGAEEGGIIPLKQNFELTDIDF, encoded by the coding sequence ATGACGCTCCGCCATTTTGTAATACTTTTTTTACTGTCGCTTCCGATTCTTCTCCAAAATTGTGCTCAGGTTGCTCAGCCACCCGGTGGCAAGAAAGATACCCTTGCGCCCACGCTGGTCAGCAGTATGCCTGCCGCCCGCCAGTTGAACTACACCGGCAAGTCGGTCGAACTGGAATTTGACGAGTACGTCAACACCGAAAATATCCAGCAGAAAATTACGATCACCCCGCAGGACAGCAACACATTCGTCGTGAAAGTGCTGCCCAAAGGGTTACGCCTGAACTTCAACCGACCGTTTCAGCCAAACACAACCTACACCATTAACTTTTCTGACGGCATAAAGGATATCACCGAACGAAATATTGCGAAAGATGCGAAGATTGTGTTCAGCACCGGTCCGGCTATCGACTCGCTGTATCTGAGCGGTAACGTTGTAGACGACGAAAGCCGATTACCCATTCTGAACTTCGTAGTGGGTCTGTTTGCGCCAACCGACACCCTACCGATCAACCGCAAGCGCCCCGCCTATTACGCCCGAACGGACAGCAGCGGAAACTACCGCATCGAAAACGTGAAAGCCGGTCAGTACAAGGTGTACGGCTTCGACGATAAAGATTTGAACTTGGTCAACAATACCCCCGGTGAGCGGGTCGCTTTCCGCGATAGTGTAGTGAATCTGAACCGTAATTATACCGATGTTAACATGATCGCTTTTCGGGGCTACGGTAAGCCCCGCATCAGCCGACGCGAACGCACCGACGAAACGTTGGGTCTGGAATTAAGCAGCGGTATTGCCAGCTACAAGCTACTGTTCGGGAAAATGGTACCAGTAACATCAGCCACATCCACGGCGGCCACATCCACGGCGGCTTCGACTTCTGCCACATCGACGACCGCAGCACCCAAATCTACGTCGGCCGTCTCCACGACGGCTGTTTCCACGACGGCCACATCCACATCGGCCACATCCACATCGGCCACATCCACATCGGCGGTATCAATGACCTTCGTGCCATCTGGCGATACGCTTGTGTCGTTTCTGGAAAGCCCCAAGATGATCCGGTTGTTTCGTCCGGCCAACCGGGCGGCCAACGATACGATCAATATGGTGGTCATGGCCGAAGATTCGGTTGGCAACATCACGGAATTGAGGGAACGGGTGTATTTTTCGCCGATCAAGTCACGCGCTAAAGACCGCCGACCCCTCACGGTTCAGGTGTCGCCCCAGGCCAGCGACCCCATCGACAACAACCTGGATTTTAAGCTTCAGTTCTCTAAACCGGTTTTTCGGTATTTCACCGAACTTATCGTCATTGGTCCTGATAGTACCAAGCCGTACAAATTTACGCCGGAAGAACTGGTATGGAGTAACAGTTTCAGCCAACTGGAAATCAAACGAAAAACAAACCTCAAGGATACGCTTATTTTCAGGCTCCAGAAAGGCTCATTCATTAGTGTGCAGGGCGATACACTCGCCCGCTACAACGCCCGCTACCGAATTGCGGAGGAAGATAGCTACGGCCTGATTGCGGGCCGCGTCAATCGACCCGATAAAAATTTCATCGTTGAGCTTCTGGACGAAAAATACACGGTTGTCCGAACGGCGTATGGAGCAACCTATTACAGCTTCCCCCGGCTTAAACCGGGGCGCTACCGGGTTCGACTGATCATCGACGCCAACGGCAACCGAGAGCGCGACATCGGCAATGTGCAGAAAGGAATTCAGCCCGAAACGATTATCTACCATCCCGGTGCCGAAGAAGGTGGTATTATTCCCCTCAAACAGAACTTCGAGCTAACGGATATTGATTTCTGA
- the rsmA gene encoding 16S rRNA (adenine(1518)-N(6)/adenine(1519)-N(6))-dimethyltransferase RsmA: protein MYVKPKKELGQHFLKDLSIAQRIAELLSGHGNYTKALEIGPGMGVLTQYLLTDTRFETYVIEIDRESVDYLKQHFPKLEGHILASDFLNIRPDLLPTKQPDNTEPFAVIGNFPYNISTQILFKVLDMRNRVPELVGMFQREVAQRVASGPGNKDYGILSVLLQAWYDIKYEFTVAPDVFNPPPKVHSGVISLRRNDKTDLGCDERKFVQVVKHGFSQRRKTLRNALKPLNPTEAALASSFMDKRAEQLSVADFIQLTQLMMTTE from the coding sequence GTGTACGTTAAGCCTAAAAAAGAACTCGGTCAGCATTTTCTGAAAGATCTCAGCATTGCCCAGCGCATTGCTGAACTGCTGTCTGGACACGGAAATTACACAAAAGCCCTCGAAATCGGGCCGGGCATGGGTGTACTGACGCAGTATCTTCTGACCGACACCCGATTTGAGACGTACGTTATTGAAATAGACCGCGAATCCGTCGATTACCTGAAACAGCATTTTCCGAAGCTGGAGGGGCATATTCTGGCATCCGATTTTCTGAATATCCGTCCCGATCTGCTTCCTACCAAGCAACCGGACAATACAGAACCGTTTGCGGTGATCGGCAATTTCCCGTACAATATCTCAACGCAGATTCTCTTCAAAGTACTCGACATGCGCAACCGCGTGCCGGAGCTGGTGGGTATGTTCCAGCGCGAAGTGGCTCAGCGGGTGGCGTCGGGACCGGGCAACAAAGACTACGGGATTCTGAGCGTATTGCTTCAGGCCTGGTACGACATCAAGTACGAATTTACGGTTGCACCCGATGTGTTCAATCCGCCACCCAAAGTACATTCAGGCGTTATTTCACTTCGACGCAATGACAAAACGGATCTCGGCTGCGACGAACGTAAATTCGTTCAGGTTGTCAAACACGGGTTCAGCCAGCGCCGAAAAACTCTCCGCAATGCCCTCAAACCACTCAACCCGACCGAAGCGGCCCTTGCCAGTTCGTTTATGGACAAGCGTGCTGAGCAATTGAGTGTAGCCGATTTTATCCAACTGACCCAGTTAATGATGACGACGGAGTGA